In Desulfurellaceae bacterium, one DNA window encodes the following:
- a CDS encoding MFS transporter has protein sequence MPNSSPVKLTSDLTANTQTDSTLADQRAERPSVAPSADYLWFVAGVGSWFTAFGMQGVLFSWLVVGVLQANADWVGIAQSALMLPSILLVLLGGVVADRSDRRSLLLILHLLAAGLSGCLVLIVAQGWLSMSLLIGYALCMGTVQAFAMPARDALLSEVAGSNMLRAVAGMTLTQWLSQALGALLAGSARWLGIVPALCMYGIVMLAGAPTLHKLPPPSHDAQGRARAGLGEIVAGLWEVFASPILRPLQLLVMTVGIGFIGPYLVVLPILVRDFYGGDVALLAALNMAFPLGTIFGAGTVLWHGGLRRKGLAQVLALLVGAACVGSLSFGLPFWGALLAVGVWGTSASIFMSAGRTVFQEQARPSHRARVLSVYTLGFMGTTGLVGAPLAGVLVDWLGPLATCLVASGAMVVAVLGIAACTRVTRLE, from the coding sequence GTGCCAAACTCATCCCCGGTGAAGCTCACATCCGACCTGACCGCCAACACACAAACAGACTCCACTCTGGCTGACCAACGGGCCGAACGCCCCTCGGTCGCGCCATCGGCCGACTACCTGTGGTTCGTGGCAGGCGTGGGCTCGTGGTTTACCGCCTTCGGCATGCAAGGGGTGTTGTTCTCGTGGCTGGTCGTTGGTGTCTTGCAGGCCAACGCGGACTGGGTCGGCATTGCCCAGAGCGCGCTGATGCTGCCCTCGATCCTGCTGGTCCTGCTCGGCGGGGTGGTGGCCGACCGCAGCGACCGACGGTCGTTGTTGCTGATCCTGCACCTCCTCGCTGCCGGTCTGTCCGGGTGTCTGGTGCTCATTGTGGCCCAGGGCTGGCTGTCGATGAGCCTGCTGATCGGCTACGCCTTATGCATGGGCACGGTGCAGGCGTTTGCCATGCCCGCCCGCGACGCCCTGCTGTCAGAGGTTGCCGGTTCGAACATGCTCCGGGCGGTGGCCGGGATGACGCTGACCCAGTGGCTGTCGCAGGCGCTGGGCGCACTTCTGGCCGGCAGCGCGCGCTGGCTGGGCATCGTCCCCGCCCTGTGCATGTACGGGATCGTCATGCTGGCCGGCGCGCCGACACTGCACAAGCTGCCGCCGCCCTCGCACGACGCGCAGGGGCGAGCCCGGGCCGGTCTGGGCGAGATTGTGGCGGGCCTCTGGGAGGTCTTCGCCTCACCGATTCTGCGTCCCTTGCAGCTGCTGGTGATGACGGTCGGGATCGGCTTTATCGGCCCCTATCTGGTTGTCCTGCCGATTCTGGTCCGCGACTTCTACGGCGGCGACGTGGCTCTGCTCGCGGCCCTGAACATGGCCTTTCCGCTGGGTACGATATTCGGCGCCGGAACCGTCCTGTGGCACGGCGGTCTGCGGCGCAAGGGGCTGGCTCAAGTGCTGGCCTTGCTGGTCGGGGCGGCGTGCGTTGGCAGCCTGTCGTTCGGCCTGCCGTTCTGGGGCGCCTTATTGGCCGTCGGGGTGTGGGGGACGAGCGCGTCCATTTTCATGAGTGCCGGGCGGACGGTGTTCCAGGAGCAGGCGCGGCCCTCCCACCGCGCCCGAGTGCTGTCGGTCTACACGCTGGGCTTCATGGGCACGACCGGGCTGGTCGGGGCGCCCCTGGCCGGCGTGCTGGTCGATTGGCTCGGCCCGCTTGCGACCTGTTTGGTTGCCAGCGGGGCGATGGTTGTCGCCGTCCTGGGGATAGCCGCCTGTACCCGGGTGACCCGGCTGGAGTAA
- a CDS encoding enoyl-CoA hydratase/isomerase family protein, which translates to MELVLLDKQDRIGTLTLNRPEKLNAMNPALLDEFSEAIASVSADEEIKVLIIRGAGRAFSAGYDLAGGGGAKTVDADRTTLQHMIERWLSLRELPKPVISMVHGYCLAGASQICACSDVIFMADTARLGFPSLPAGAGFVSSMWNWMVGPHRTKYMAFLPGSQISGKEAEAMGFATRTFPAETLEAETYQYARRVAKVPAEKLRLEKLAINRAMDLQGFRTAVLAGAEYDAIFHFGSGNDEIRRVRKERGLRGAIQWYEEQ; encoded by the coding sequence ATGGAACTGGTACTTTTGGACAAACAGGACCGGATCGGAACGCTGACGCTCAACCGACCCGAAAAGCTGAACGCCATGAACCCGGCGCTGCTGGACGAATTTTCCGAGGCCATCGCCTCGGTTAGCGCCGATGAGGAGATCAAGGTGCTCATTATCCGGGGCGCCGGGCGGGCGTTTTCGGCCGGCTATGACTTGGCCGGCGGCGGTGGGGCAAAAACCGTTGACGCCGACCGGACCACGCTGCAACACATGATCGAGCGCTGGCTCAGCCTGCGCGAGCTGCCCAAGCCGGTGATCAGCATGGTCCACGGCTACTGCCTGGCCGGGGCGAGCCAGATCTGCGCCTGCTCGGATGTCATTTTCATGGCCGACACCGCCCGGCTCGGCTTTCCGTCGCTGCCCGCCGGGGCGGGTTTTGTGAGTTCGATGTGGAACTGGATGGTCGGCCCGCACCGGACCAAATATATGGCGTTTTTGCCGGGCAGTCAGATCAGCGGCAAAGAGGCCGAGGCCATGGGCTTTGCCACCCGGACGTTTCCGGCCGAGACCCTGGAAGCCGAAACCTATCAATACGCCCGGCGGGTGGCCAAGGTGCCGGCCGAAAAGCTGCGGCTGGAAAAGCTGGCCATCAACCGCGCCATGGACCTGCAAGGCTTTCGGACTGCGGTTCTGGCCGGCGCCGAGTACGACGCCATTTTCCACTTCGGCTCGGGCAACGACGAGATTCGGCGTGTCAGAAAAGAACGTGGGCTGCGCGGCGCCATCCAGTGGTACGAGGAGCAGTAG
- a CDS encoding fibronectin type III domain-containing protein yields MRLTWDDPDDPTITGYEFRARITDVEPEEWRPDWTAIPNSDATTTTATVYQLGNGVNFTFGIRAVRGDDKSVKGAGVHVTATPRAPRPPPPPPPGTGRSGSSRDRHGNTPARATPVSLGETAPWTASITGRINTTRDSDYFRLGVPHDGVLVVETTGSTDTVGTVWQDGQELTMADSGGAGRNFRLSTSVEAGTVVIAVEGNGNRTGAYTSRISLLVSFLENPGPESFQSDLGVISGWVCDAQQIDILFDPGTEAEVRFQAAYGTSRADTADTCGDMANGFGLLFNWNLLGAGERTVALLADGIELGRATVTVTALGQGAAEEFLEGVAGECVVEDFPAVGETARLVWQQANQNFVIAGENAPVGENTAGADALEGHLENPGPGAFQSGLGVISGWVCEAQRIDIVFDPGTEAEVSFQAAYGTDRADTADTCGDTNNGFGLLFNWNLLGAGEHAVVAVADGVELGRAAVIVTTVGEGEAEEFLEGVVGECVVEDFPAAGKSVRLVWQQRLQNFMIAPPGP; encoded by the coding sequence GTGAGACTGACCTGGGACGATCCGGACGACCCCACCATCACCGGCTACGAGTTCCGGGCGCGGATCACAGACGTGGAGCCCGAGGAGTGGCGGCCGGACTGGACCGCCATCCCGAACAGCGACGCGACCACTACGACCGCGACGGTCTATCAGCTGGGCAACGGCGTGAACTTCACCTTCGGGATCCGGGCGGTGCGTGGGGATGACAAGAGCGTCAAGGGTGCTGGAGTGCATGTAACGGCAACGCCGAGAGCACCAAGGCCGCCGCCGCCGCCCCCGCCGGGCACGGGCAGAAGCGGAAGCAGCCGAGACCGGCACGGCAACACGCCTGCGCGGGCGACCCCGGTTTCGCTCGGTGAGACTGCGCCCTGGACGGCGTCTATCACCGGCCGGATCAATACCACGCGTGATAGCGACTATTTCCGGCTCGGCGTGCCCCACGACGGGGTGCTGGTAGTCGAGACGACCGGTTCGACCGATACCGTGGGCACGGTCTGGCAGGACGGCCAGGAGTTGACCATGGCGGACAGCGGCGGCGCGGGGCGGAACTTTCGGCTAAGCACCAGCGTGGAGGCTGGGACTGTCGTGATAGCCGTGGAGGGCAATGGGAACCGGACCGGGGCGTATACCTCGAGGATCAGCCTGCTGGTCAGCTTTCTGGAGAATCCCGGTCCAGAGTCCTTTCAGAGCGACCTTGGCGTCATCTCGGGCTGGGTATGTGACGCCCAGCAGATTGATATTCTCTTCGATCCTGGGACCGAGGCGGAAGTGCGCTTTCAGGCCGCGTATGGCACCAGCCGGGCAGACACGGCCGACACCTGCGGCGATATGGCCAACGGCTTCGGCCTGTTGTTCAACTGGAATCTGCTGGGCGCCGGCGAGCGTACCGTCGCGCTCCTGGCGGATGGGATCGAATTGGGTCGGGCCACGGTGACCGTGACAGCCCTGGGGCAAGGAGCAGCGGAAGAATTTCTGGAGGGCGTGGCCGGAGAGTGCGTGGTGGAAGACTTCCCGGCTGTTGGGGAAACGGCTCGGCTGGTGTGGCAGCAGGCCAATCAGAACTTTGTGATTGCGGGCGAGAACGCGCCGGTCGGGGAGAACACGGCCGGCGCGGACGCCCTGGAGGGGCATCTGGAGAATCCCGGTCCAGGGGCCTTTCAGAGCGGCCTGGGCGTCATCTCGGGCTGGGTGTGTGAGGCCCAGCGGATTGACATTGTCTTCGATCCTGGGACCGAGGCGGAAGTGAGCTTTCAGGCCGCATATGGCACCGACCGGGCAGACACGGCCGACACCTGCGGCGACACCAACAACGGCTTTGGCCTGTTGTTCAACTGGAATCTGCTGGGCGCCGGAGAACATGCGGTCGTGGCTGTGGCGGATGGGGTCGAACTGGGCCGAGCCGCTGTGATTGTGACCACCGTGGGGGAGGGAGAAGCGGAAGAGTTTCTGGAGGGTGTGGTTGGAGAATGTGTGGTGGAAGACTTCCCGGCTGCCGGGAAGTCGGTCCGGCTGGTGTGGCAGCAGAGGCTGCAAAACTTTATGATCGCTCCGCCGGGGCCGTAA
- a CDS encoding symmetrical bis(5'-nucleosyl)-tetraphosphatase, producing MATYAIGDVQGCFASLMALLEAIRFDRRHDTLWLTGDLVNRGPESLGVLRFVADLGERAVCVLGNHDLHLLAVAHGQRKLPPKDTLRDILEAPDRDALLDWLRHRPLLYQDKVNHDLLLIGGHHGSLCDTRRISLIHAGLPPQWTLAEAQRHARALEADLQGPDFVAHLADITHKTCRRWLPSGPAKARRRYTASCLTLLRYCRADGTLGLEHKGSPGTQPQTYLPWFAIPHRAHAGHELVFGHWASLGGYSAPGIHGLDTACVWGGRLTAMCLETGRRTSVACQETARPGLA from the coding sequence ATGGCGACCTATGCGATCGGCGATGTCCAGGGCTGCTTTGCCAGCCTGATGGCGCTGCTGGAGGCGATTCGTTTTGATCGTCGGCACGATACCCTGTGGTTGACCGGCGACCTGGTCAACCGGGGACCTGAATCGCTTGGGGTCCTGCGCTTTGTCGCCGACCTCGGTGAGCGGGCGGTGTGCGTGCTGGGCAACCACGACCTCCACCTGTTGGCGGTTGCCCACGGCCAGCGCAAACTGCCCCCCAAGGATACGCTGCGGGACATCCTCGAAGCGCCCGACCGCGACGCCCTGCTCGACTGGCTGCGACACCGCCCCCTGTTGTACCAAGACAAAGTGAACCATGATCTCCTCTTGATTGGTGGTCATCATGGTTCACTTTGTGATACCCGGCGCATCAGCCTGATCCACGCCGGTCTGCCGCCGCAGTGGACCCTGGCCGAGGCTCAACGACACGCCCGGGCTCTCGAAGCCGACCTGCAAGGCCCCGACTTCGTCGCCCACCTGGCCGATATCACTCACAAAACCTGCCGACGCTGGCTCCCATCCGGCCCGGCAAAGGCCCGGCGCCGTTATACCGCCAGCTGCCTGACCCTGCTGCGCTACTGTCGCGCCGACGGGACGCTTGGCCTGGAGCATAAAGGCTCGCCGGGCACCCAACCGCAGACCTACCTGCCGTGGTTTGCCATTCCACATCGGGCTCACGCCGGGCACGAGCTTGTCTTTGGCCACTGGGCCAGTCTGGGTGGCTATAGCGCACCGGGCATTCATGGTCTGGACACGGCCTGTGTGTGGGGCGGTCGGCTGACCGCCATGTGCCTGGAGACCGGACGGCGCACCAGTGTTGCCTGCCAGGAGACGGCGCGGCCCGGGCTTGCCTGA
- a CDS encoding adenylate/guanylate cyclase domain-containing protein, which produces MLPKLSTVLTRQSVLQRLRLGSGLVLFCYVSLHLLNHALGLVSLAAMEAGREWFVLVWRSRVGSLLLYGSLSVHVALALVSVYYYRHSRLSPRERFQFAFGFLIPPLLIFHIVGTRLAHDWFQTTDSYTFIVLLYWELSPGLGLTQSVHLVLTWLHGCMGLHFWLRLKPWYPRLAAVLYSLALVLPVLALLGFSQAGREVARLAQQPGWTEALFQTVNVPSPAQEAILQQTGLWMVGGYALGVLGVCLIRVVLRLALQSQRAIQITYPTGQTLTAPQGASVLQISRRAGVQHASVCGGRGRCSTCRVRIVRGLELLPTSSEAEQRVLRRVGAPPNVRLACQLRPTHDLAVVPLLPARAQASDGFAQAGYLAGQEREVAVLFADLRGFTRISEHKLPYDVVFLLNRYFEVVGDAIERAGGIANQFTGDGVMALFGVQANPQTASRQALVAAGAMVHGLAGLSLSLSEELDAPLRLGIGIHTGPAVVGRMGRGVASYLTAVGDTVHVASRLQDLTKEYQCQLVISEQLAAYAGLDVSPFARHELRVRNRGEPIVIRVIEDVQAVEVQPLAATAVRTPTGRNPRV; this is translated from the coding sequence ATGCTTCCTAAGCTGAGCACTGTCCTCACCCGCCAAAGCGTACTCCAGCGGCTGCGGCTGGGGTCGGGGCTCGTCCTGTTCTGCTATGTCAGCCTGCACCTGCTCAACCACGCGCTGGGCTTGGTGTCCCTGGCGGCGATGGAGGCCGGCCGCGAGTGGTTTGTGCTGGTGTGGCGCAGTCGAGTCGGCTCGTTGCTCTTATACGGCTCGCTGAGTGTGCATGTGGCGCTGGCCCTGGTTTCGGTCTACTACTACCGCCACTCGCGCCTGTCGCCCCGCGAGCGGTTTCAGTTCGCCTTCGGCTTTCTGATCCCCCCGCTGTTGATCTTTCACATCGTTGGCACCCGGCTGGCCCACGACTGGTTCCAGACGACCGATTCCTACACATTTATTGTCTTGCTCTACTGGGAACTGAGCCCGGGGTTGGGCCTGACTCAGTCCGTGCACCTCGTCCTGACCTGGCTGCACGGCTGCATGGGTCTCCACTTCTGGCTGCGCCTCAAGCCCTGGTATCCGCGCCTGGCCGCCGTCCTCTACAGTCTGGCCCTGGTGCTGCCGGTGCTGGCCCTGCTCGGTTTCAGTCAGGCCGGGCGAGAAGTCGCCCGTTTGGCCCAGCAGCCGGGCTGGACCGAGGCGCTGTTTCAGACCGTCAATGTGCCGAGCCCGGCCCAGGAGGCGATCCTGCAGCAAACCGGACTGTGGATGGTTGGCGGCTATGCGCTCGGTGTGCTCGGGGTGTGCCTCATCCGGGTCGTCCTGCGGCTCGCTCTCCAGTCTCAGCGGGCGATTCAGATCACCTACCCGACCGGCCAGACGCTGACCGCCCCCCAGGGCGCCAGCGTGCTGCAAATCAGCCGTCGGGCCGGTGTCCAGCACGCCTCGGTGTGCGGCGGGCGCGGTCGGTGTTCGACCTGCCGGGTGCGGATTGTACGCGGCCTTGAGCTGCTACCGACCAGCAGCGAAGCCGAGCAGCGGGTGCTGAGACGGGTCGGTGCCCCACCAAACGTCCGGCTGGCCTGCCAGCTACGGCCGACCCACGACCTGGCCGTGGTTCCACTCCTGCCGGCCAGAGCCCAGGCCAGCGACGGCTTTGCCCAGGCCGGCTATCTGGCCGGCCAGGAGCGAGAGGTCGCCGTGTTGTTTGCCGACCTGCGCGGCTTTACCCGCATCTCCGAACATAAGCTGCCCTACGACGTGGTGTTTCTGCTCAATCGGTATTTCGAGGTCGTCGGCGATGCCATCGAACGGGCGGGCGGCATTGCCAACCAGTTTACCGGTGACGGGGTGATGGCCTTGTTCGGCGTGCAGGCCAACCCGCAGACGGCCAGCCGTCAGGCACTGGTCGCGGCCGGGGCGATGGTCCACGGGCTGGCCGGGCTCAGCCTGAGCCTGAGCGAGGAACTCGACGCGCCGCTCCGGCTGGGGATCGGGATTCATACCGGGCCGGCCGTGGTCGGCCGCATGGGCCGGGGTGTGGCCTCCTACCTGACTGCGGTCGGCGATACCGTGCATGTCGCCAGCCGCCTTCAGGACCTGACCAAGGAGTATCAGTGCCAGTTGGTCATCTCCGAGCAGCTGGCCGCGTATGCCGGTCTCGATGTCAGCCCCTTTGCCCGCCACGAACTGCGGGTCCGTAACCGTGGCGAGCCGATTGTGATTCGGGTTATTGAAGACGTGCAGGCGGTGGAGGTGCAGCCCCTGGCCGCCACAGCCGTCCGGACCCCAACAGGAAGGAATCCCCGGGTATGA
- a CDS encoding LLM class flavin-dependent oxidoreductase, with protein MKFGLFYQLPCAPEQDPTTRYQQTLEQIQYADQLGFDTAWLAELHFNPNFSIMPAPLVFAAVIAQHTERIRLGTAVALLPLQHPLRTVEEAAVVDVLSRGRLELGVGRGEIAIHFQGFDVPREQGRERFVEALSLIHHAWTHEVCRFDGKYFHVPDTRVVPRPVQQPHPPLRIAANSPETAVFAGQKGYPVFVASPINRNNKLPEHIGRYQTAFAEAGHDPGKQDVAIAFPVFVADSLEQVRRHVEPSFLNYFRAIGIQARLGARDDSAQYDYLRAIVKRVEAMTWERIEASMGLYGPPARCIDKIRDIAAGCRMDQLICWFNPGGLVPHQEVLTSLRRFAEEVMPAVRHL; from the coding sequence ATGAAATTCGGTCTGTTCTACCAACTGCCGTGTGCGCCCGAGCAAGACCCGACGACCCGCTACCAGCAAACCCTGGAGCAGATTCAGTACGCCGACCAGCTCGGCTTTGACACGGCCTGGCTGGCCGAGCTGCACTTCAACCCCAACTTCTCAATCATGCCCGCGCCGCTGGTCTTTGCCGCAGTCATTGCCCAGCACACCGAACGCATTCGGCTGGGCACGGCGGTCGCCCTGCTGCCGCTCCAGCATCCGCTGCGGACCGTTGAGGAGGCGGCCGTGGTCGATGTGCTGAGTCGCGGGCGCCTGGAACTCGGCGTCGGTCGGGGGGAGATTGCGATTCATTTTCAGGGCTTTGACGTGCCGCGCGAACAGGGCCGGGAACGCTTTGTTGAGGCGCTGTCGCTGATCCACCACGCCTGGACGCACGAGGTGTGCCGTTTCGACGGCAAATATTTTCATGTGCCGGACACGCGGGTCGTGCCCAGACCCGTCCAGCAGCCCCACCCGCCGCTGCGGATTGCGGCCAACAGTCCCGAGACGGCCGTGTTTGCCGGCCAAAAGGGCTATCCGGTGTTTGTCGCCTCGCCGATCAACCGGAACAACAAGTTACCCGAACATATCGGGCGCTATCAGACCGCCTTTGCCGAGGCGGGTCACGATCCGGGCAAACAGGACGTGGCGATTGCCTTCCCGGTGTTTGTGGCCGACAGTCTGGAGCAGGTCCGGCGCCACGTCGAGCCGAGCTTTCTCAACTACTTTCGGGCCATCGGTATCCAGGCCCGGCTCGGGGCGCGCGACGACTCGGCCCAGTACGACTATCTGCGGGCCATCGTCAAACGGGTCGAAGCCATGACCTGGGAGCGGATTGAGGCCAGCATGGGGCTGTATGGCCCGCCGGCGCGGTGCATCGACAAGATTCGGGACATTGCCGCCGGCTGTCGCATGGACCAGCTCATCTGCTGGTTTAATCCGGGCGGCCTGGTGCCCCACCAGGAGGTCTTGACCAGCCTGCGACGCTTTGCCGAGGAGGTCATGCCTGCGGTCCGCCACCTGTAG
- a CDS encoding EthD family reductase, protein MLHLHFLITRKDGLSRQAFSDHWRNVHAPLAGTIPGIRRYVQNHTPPIVSKNPPHDGIVEIWLDDAAAAKAAFDSPEYRNGAYVDEPNFVNLKQVTRLRTHDHVMLAGEPIGQDDDLVKRVSFIKRKPGMSPEEFSDYWREVHGPLALDLPGMRRYVQCHVVPSAYDKDEPAYDGVAQIWFETMADLQYALNSSAYKDGAQADGPKFVDPDHLVHLLTEENRVVWPGAGTGK, encoded by the coding sequence ATGCTGCACCTGCATTTTCTGATCACGCGCAAAGACGGTCTGAGCCGTCAGGCCTTCTCAGACCACTGGCGGAACGTCCACGCCCCCCTGGCCGGCACCATTCCCGGCATTCGCCGCTACGTGCAAAACCACACCCCGCCGATTGTCAGCAAAAACCCGCCCCACGACGGCATTGTCGAAATCTGGCTGGACGACGCCGCAGCGGCCAAGGCAGCCTTCGATAGCCCGGAGTATCGCAACGGCGCGTATGTGGACGAACCCAACTTTGTCAACCTCAAGCAGGTCACCCGTCTCCGCACCCACGACCACGTCATGCTGGCCGGAGAGCCAATCGGCCAGGACGACGACCTCGTCAAACGCGTCTCCTTCATCAAGCGCAAACCCGGCATGAGCCCCGAGGAATTCTCGGACTACTGGCGCGAGGTGCACGGACCGCTGGCCTTGGACCTGCCCGGCATGCGGCGCTACGTCCAGTGCCATGTCGTCCCGTCCGCCTACGACAAAGACGAGCCGGCCTACGATGGGGTGGCCCAGATCTGGTTTGAGACCATGGCCGACCTGCAGTACGCCCTGAACTCCTCAGCCTACAAAGACGGCGCTCAGGCCGACGGGCCCAAGTTTGTCGATCCAGACCATCTGGTGCATCTGCTGACCGAAGAGAATCGGGTGGTGTGGCCTGGCGCGGGAACGGGGAAATGA
- a CDS encoding sodium:solute symporter family protein: protein MSNGQGLGFEALIILSLYLLSHILIGYFAFRSGGTWVAKDYFLGGKTTGAVVLFFAMLATKFSGNTFFGLPGRSYRIGLMAVSLIPFTLAISLAFLTYAPRLYVLSKKYDYLTPADYYADRFQSHTLRLCVSVSFILAVIPYLLIQTAAMGHAFVGFSGGQYAFSTGVVYIGTVMLAYVLLSGWRGVVWAEVLQGSLLLGAIVAAAVFVVSHQGGLAAVVDRALAVAPEKVAVPSSLTELTRSYFLAILAFGLGGAMYPQIVQSVYAARSERALRRGLALMLPNYFLILLCVVLIGMVGIVQLDPLGTIEADQVLAQLMGQHAGHAYWLTIFVFLGAAAAVMSTAAGVLLSLSSMLTHDIYRHYLRPQASENEIGAIGRVCTVLILVSVTALSLQPLTTLWQLTIIKFEFLMQLYLPLILGLYWPRFSSRAALAGLLAGILTVAGLMLGGVGYIWVCDPGLCGFVVNAAVAVGLTLLRPAETAEQRHTQQRFFALFSANPGKS from the coding sequence ATGAGCAACGGCCAGGGGCTGGGTTTTGAGGCGCTGATCATCCTCAGCCTGTACCTGTTGAGCCATATTCTGATTGGCTATTTCGCCTTTCGGTCGGGCGGGACGTGGGTTGCCAAAGACTACTTCCTGGGCGGCAAGACCACCGGAGCGGTGGTGCTGTTTTTTGCCATGCTGGCCACCAAGTTCAGCGGTAACACGTTTTTTGGTCTGCCCGGCCGGTCGTATCGGATCGGGCTGATGGCCGTGTCGCTGATCCCGTTTACCCTGGCCATCAGCCTGGCTTTCCTCACCTATGCCCCCCGCCTGTACGTCTTATCGAAAAAGTACGACTATTTGACGCCGGCCGATTATTACGCCGACCGCTTCCAGAGCCACACCCTGCGGCTGTGCGTGTCGGTGTCTTTCATCCTGGCGGTCATTCCCTACCTGCTGATTCAGACCGCAGCCATGGGCCACGCCTTTGTCGGTTTCAGCGGCGGTCAGTACGCGTTCAGCACCGGGGTGGTGTATATCGGGACGGTCATGCTGGCCTACGTCCTGCTGAGCGGCTGGCGGGGCGTGGTGTGGGCCGAGGTCTTGCAGGGCTCGCTGTTGTTGGGCGCCATCGTGGCTGCGGCGGTCTTCGTGGTGTCACACCAGGGCGGGCTGGCTGCGGTTGTGGACCGGGCGCTGGCCGTAGCGCCGGAAAAAGTGGCCGTGCCGTCCTCGCTGACCGAACTGACCCGGTCGTATTTCCTGGCCATCCTGGCCTTTGGGCTGGGCGGGGCGATGTATCCCCAGATTGTCCAGAGCGTGTATGCGGCCAGGAGCGAGCGAGCCCTGCGGCGCGGGCTGGCACTGATGCTGCCCAACTATTTTCTGATTCTGTTGTGTGTGGTGCTGATCGGCATGGTCGGGATCGTGCAACTCGACCCGCTCGGCACGATTGAGGCTGACCAGGTCCTGGCCCAGCTCATGGGCCAGCACGCCGGCCACGCCTATTGGCTGACGATTTTCGTTTTTCTAGGCGCGGCCGCCGCCGTCATGTCTACCGCCGCCGGTGTGCTGCTGAGCCTGTCGTCCATGCTGACCCACGACATCTACCGTCACTACCTGCGACCCCAGGCCAGCGAGAACGAGATTGGTGCCATCGGGCGGGTGTGTACCGTTCTGATCCTGGTCAGCGTTACCGCTCTGTCCCTGCAACCGCTGACCACCCTGTGGCAGCTGACCATCATCAAGTTCGAGTTCCTGATGCAGCTCTACCTGCCGCTGATCCTGGGCCTGTACTGGCCGCGCTTCTCCAGCCGCGCGGCCTTGGCCGGGCTGCTGGCCGGTATCCTGACCGTGGCCGGGCTGATGCTCGGTGGCGTTGGCTATATCTGGGTGTGCGATCCGGGGCTGTGCGGGTTTGTGGTCAACGCTGCGGTGGCGGTGGGTCTGACGCTCCTCAGGCCGGCGGAGACCGCCGAACAGCGCCACACCCAGCAGCGCTTTTTCGCCCTGTTCAGCGCGAACCCGGGCAAATCCTAA
- a CDS encoding iron-containing redox enzyme family protein, translating into MKNIVDEICERALDIAPQVPWLVEPLTPGRGQAFILQHILRNRLFSAVIRPSWISRCPDLAVVRKTIGQMREELVYDDEIAQPHTTLLWQMGRNVGLSNEQMDTTRPVPLVNVALNVWEHIARTRHWVAGWLATSVDEFLLTAMPGSHNFRAAAWQQTYDLNDEQVFFFTYHTKADDDHAGRKVWEPITRHVTTDAEREEVLDGMELALTGCTLFELGDEIDRQAARQG; encoded by the coding sequence ATGAAGAACATTGTTGACGAAATCTGTGAGCGCGCCCTGGATATCGCCCCGCAGGTGCCGTGGCTGGTCGAGCCCCTGACGCCGGGCCGTGGGCAGGCCTTCATTCTCCAGCATATCCTGCGCAACCGGCTGTTCAGTGCGGTCATTCGGCCGTCCTGGATCAGTCGCTGCCCGGACCTGGCGGTTGTCCGCAAAACCATCGGCCAGATGCGTGAGGAGTTGGTGTATGACGACGAAATCGCCCAGCCCCACACCACGCTGCTGTGGCAGATGGGCCGCAACGTCGGTCTCAGCAACGAGCAGATGGATACCACCCGTCCTGTTCCGCTGGTCAACGTGGCCCTGAATGTGTGGGAACATATCGCCCGCACCCGGCACTGGGTGGCCGGCTGGCTGGCCACCTCGGTCGATGAGTTCCTGCTGACCGCCATGCCGGGGTCGCATAATTTTCGGGCCGCAGCCTGGCAACAGACCTACGATCTGAACGACGAGCAGGTCTTCTTCTTCACCTACCACACCAAGGCCGACGACGACCACGCCGGACGGAAAGTCTGGGAGCCAATTACCCGCCATGTGACCACCGATGCCGAGCGTGAGGAAGTGCTCGACGGTATGGAGTTGGCGCTGACCGGCTGCACGCTGTTTGAGTTGGGCGATGAGATTGATCGGCAGGCGGCAAGGCAAGGCTGA
- a CDS encoding toxin-antitoxin system HicB family antitoxin, producing MKFEDYAISIDPIPEDEGGGYLVTMPDLPGCMADGETVDAAIAEARDAFEAWAMAEREDKGELPAPKTYSGQFVQRIPKTLHMRLAKRAASEGVSLNQLAATFLAQGLASR from the coding sequence ATGAAATTTGAGGACTATGCAATCAGCATTGACCCCATCCCCGAAGATGAAGGTGGAGGCTATCTGGTCACTATGCCCGACTTGCCCGGCTGTATGGCGGATGGCGAGACCGTAGACGCCGCTATCGCGGAAGCTCGCGACGCTTTCGAGGCGTGGGCCATGGCCGAACGCGAAGACAAAGGTGAACTGCCCGCACCAAAAACCTACAGCGGGCAGTTCGTGCAGCGCATTCCCAAGACCCTGCACATGCGGCTCGCTAAGCGAGCGGCGAGCGAGGGGGTCAGCTTGAATCAACTGGCCGCAACGTTTCTTGCCCAAGGGCTCGCCAGCCGATGA